The following are from one region of the Biomphalaria glabrata chromosome 4, xgBioGlab47.1, whole genome shotgun sequence genome:
- the LOC129925825 gene encoding uncharacterized protein LOC129925825 yields MSTYDKILELAREMELKGEKKREFIERELDELKKKEREVAERDERAAERAHQKEIKEIEGKVELAKLEAAKVNPNILQPLTQQAKPYVSKFHKFNEKNETLENYIVQFEHIASTYDMSPRDMAKHLLANLAGEPLNIIATLTPEQKTDYKAVKNRLLEHFGKSEDHYRKLFRDIRLQKNGDYNRIIFEIKQNILKWLELSNCDMMRPDQIIDMFLIDSVLLNVTDNIFTFLKEKKIKNETELITNLNLFKDSHPNHTIDRRDHQIAATINTDSSKFKYSSNNKTCFNCGIKGHIKSQCRSINRSTFQYQSGTYRDNKYDNRRNSRATQSYSPNDRRRQYNTNNDNYNSRTIKEDSNTIPTTFRTITDNPDVMATNETDTTEILQTDGKVTATIESIDALAVMTTQPQPSTLTNTNM; encoded by the coding sequence ATGTCTACCTATGATAAAATCTTGGAGTTGGCCAGAGAAATGGAATTGAAgggtgaaaagaaaagagaatttaTCGAAAGAGAATTGGAtgaattaaagaagaaagaacGTGAAGTAGCGGAACGAGATGAACGAGCGGCAGAAAGAGCGcatcagaaagaaataaaagaaatagagGGAAAAGTTGAGTTAGCTAAACTGGAAGCTGCAAAAGTGAATCCGAACATATTACAACCACTGACACAGCAAGCCAAACCATACGTCTCGAAGTTCCATAAGTTCAATGAGAAAAACGAAACTCTTGAAAACTACATTGTGCAATTTGAGCACATAGCCTCAACGTATGACATGTCTCCTAGAGATATGGCCAAGCACCTACTCGCCAATCTTGCAGGTGAACCGCTGAACATAATAGCCACCCTGACACCTGAACAAAAGACTGACTACAAGGCTGTGAAAAACAGACTCCTCGAACACTTTGGCAAATCCGAGGACCACTACAGAAAACTCTTTCGAGACATCAGATTGCAAAAGAACGGTGATTACAAcagaattatttttgaaattaagcaAAATATCTTAAAGTGGCTTGAACTCTCCAACTGTGATATGATGAGACCAGACCAAATCATTGATATGTTCTTAATTGACAGTGTACTATTGAATGTTACAGACAACATTTTCACTTTcctgaaagagaagaaaattaaaaatgaaacagAACTCATAACTAACCTGAATTTATTCAAAGACAGCCATCCCAATCACACCATCGACAGAAGAGACCATCAAATAGCTGCCACCATTAACACTGATTCAAGTAAATTCAAATACAGCAGCAACAATAAAACCTGCTTTAACTGCGGCATAAAGGGTCACATAAAGAGCCAATGTAGATCAATCAACAGAAGCACTTTCCAGTATCAAAGTGGCACATATCGAGACAATAAATATGACAACAGAAGAAACAGCAGAGCAACCCAAAGTTACAGCCCTAATGATAGAAGAAGGCAATACAACACCAACAACGATAATTACAATTCCAGAACTATCAAagaagacagcaatacaataccAACAACTTTCAGAACTATCACAGACAATCCAGACGTGATGGCTACGAACGAAACAGATACAACAGAAATACTTCAAACAGATGGCAAAGTAACAGCAACAATAGAATCCATAGACGCCCTAGCAGTTATGACAACTCAGCCGCAACCATCGACACTCACGAACACGAACATGTAG